One genomic window of Aptenodytes patagonicus chromosome 3, bAptPat1.pri.cur, whole genome shotgun sequence includes the following:
- the GTF3C6 gene encoding general transcription factor 3C polypeptide 6 isoform X3 produces the protein MVELSGIIDSDFLEKCENKCKILTEEMEENISEYATVQNICEGIESERPILQVDRYVFAGEYEDTLGTCVVFEENTEHVDAEGNQKVQLKYKCHTMKKLNMTRTLLTEKKEGEENVGGVEWLQIKDRDFSYSRPNTICSFLREKEDSEESAQAQDKLTEESEGEVGGGGNSGMNCDLEKQHSLEVDASIPLPDSPASRAEDSPGSVALDNAAP, from the exons ATGGTGGAACTATCGGGAATTATTGATTCAGACTTcttagaaaaatgtgaaaacaaatgcaAGATTTTG ACTGAAGAGATGGAAGAGAACATCTCGGAGTATGCCACCGTTCAGAATATATGTGAG GGAATAGAGTCAGAGAGGCCCATTTTACAAGTGGACAGATATGTATTTGCAGGAGAATATGAAG ATACCTTGGGAACCTGTGTggtttttgaagaaaacacagagcatG TAGATGCAGAAGGCAACCAAAAAGTACAGCTGAAATACAAGTGCCACACAATGAAGAAGTTGAACATGACACGGACACTTTtgacagaaaagaaggaaggagaagagaatgtTG GTGGCGTGGAGTGGTTACAGATCAAGGACAGAGATTTTTCCTACAGCAGGCCTAATACGATTTGCAGCTTTCTGCGTGAAAAAGAAGATTCTGAGGAGTCAGCTCAGGCCCAAGACAAATTGACTGAAGAGTCAGAGGGAGAGGTGGGTGGTGGAGGAAATTCTGGCATGAATTGTGATCTGGAGAAGCAGCACAGCTTGGAGGTAGATGCCTCTATTCCTCTGCCTGACAGCCCTGCTTCTAGGGCAGAGGATTCTCCTGGAAGCGTTGCCTTAGACAATGCCGCTCCATGA
- the GTF3C6 gene encoding general transcription factor 3C polypeptide 6 isoform X2: MAAAEGMEEGERKDEAEEDEVEEQLVMVELSGIIDSDFLEKCENKCKILGIESERPILQVDRYVFAGEYEDTLGTCVVFEENTEHDAEGNQKVQLKYKCHTMKKLNMTRTLLTEKKEGEENVGGVEWLQIKDRDFSYSRPNTICSFLREKEDSEESAQAQDKLTEESEGEVGGGGNSGMNCDLEKQHSLEVDASIPLPDSPASRAEDSPGSVALDNAAP; the protein is encoded by the exons ATGGCGGCGGCAGAGGGCATGGAGGAAGGCGAGAGGAAAGATGAAGCGGAGGAAGACGAGGTGGAG GAGCAACTGGTCATGGTGGAACTATCGGGAATTATTGATTCAGACTTcttagaaaaatgtgaaaacaaatgcaAGATTTTG GGAATAGAGTCAGAGAGGCCCATTTTACAAGTGGACAGATATGTATTTGCAGGAGAATATGAAG ATACCTTGGGAACCTGTGTggtttttgaagaaaacacagagcatG ATGCAGAAGGCAACCAAAAAGTACAGCTGAAATACAAGTGCCACACAATGAAGAAGTTGAACATGACACGGACACTTTtgacagaaaagaaggaaggagaagagaatgtTG GTGGCGTGGAGTGGTTACAGATCAAGGACAGAGATTTTTCCTACAGCAGGCCTAATACGATTTGCAGCTTTCTGCGTGAAAAAGAAGATTCTGAGGAGTCAGCTCAGGCCCAAGACAAATTGACTGAAGAGTCAGAGGGAGAGGTGGGTGGTGGAGGAAATTCTGGCATGAATTGTGATCTGGAGAAGCAGCACAGCTTGGAGGTAGATGCCTCTATTCCTCTGCCTGACAGCCCTGCTTCTAGGGCAGAGGATTCTCCTGGAAGCGTTGCCTTAGACAATGCCGCTCCATGA
- the GTF3C6 gene encoding general transcription factor 3C polypeptide 6 isoform X1 encodes MAAAEGMEEGERKDEAEEDEVEEQLVMVELSGIIDSDFLEKCENKCKILGIESERPILQVDRYVFAGEYEDTLGTCVVFEENTEHVDAEGNQKVQLKYKCHTMKKLNMTRTLLTEKKEGEENVGGVEWLQIKDRDFSYSRPNTICSFLREKEDSEESAQAQDKLTEESEGEVGGGGNSGMNCDLEKQHSLEVDASIPLPDSPASRAEDSPGSVALDNAAP; translated from the exons ATGGCGGCGGCAGAGGGCATGGAGGAAGGCGAGAGGAAAGATGAAGCGGAGGAAGACGAGGTGGAG GAGCAACTGGTCATGGTGGAACTATCGGGAATTATTGATTCAGACTTcttagaaaaatgtgaaaacaaatgcaAGATTTTG GGAATAGAGTCAGAGAGGCCCATTTTACAAGTGGACAGATATGTATTTGCAGGAGAATATGAAG ATACCTTGGGAACCTGTGTggtttttgaagaaaacacagagcatG TAGATGCAGAAGGCAACCAAAAAGTACAGCTGAAATACAAGTGCCACACAATGAAGAAGTTGAACATGACACGGACACTTTtgacagaaaagaaggaaggagaagagaatgtTG GTGGCGTGGAGTGGTTACAGATCAAGGACAGAGATTTTTCCTACAGCAGGCCTAATACGATTTGCAGCTTTCTGCGTGAAAAAGAAGATTCTGAGGAGTCAGCTCAGGCCCAAGACAAATTGACTGAAGAGTCAGAGGGAGAGGTGGGTGGTGGAGGAAATTCTGGCATGAATTGTGATCTGGAGAAGCAGCACAGCTTGGAGGTAGATGCCTCTATTCCTCTGCCTGACAGCCCTGCTTCTAGGGCAGAGGATTCTCCTGGAAGCGTTGCCTTAGACAATGCCGCTCCATGA